The genomic interval aaacaacgaaaactgttcaataatgatttaaaaaatttgtagataaaattattagaggaacgcatAATTCAAATTTTACCTCATGCGTGATAATGTGTGATtccgcgcccgcgtgaactctggcgaactttggcgttaaGAAGAAGACGAATCTAtcaatctctactaatataacgttgagactgTCACatttaaaccatacattttctacatagagaaggttaactgcacattaccgtttcttacacgttttaattcctcagatagcaaaatgcagcagcaaaaGCAAAAAGCCCGTGAGCGCGCTCAGACGCTAATGACGTCTGcgcctgccgccagaataatgtaatgtaacacgatcaaaacggcgaaaatctccgaattgataatattgtgcatactAAACAGAGTATAAGACAAATAACTGAGACTGAGTAATGGaagcttctttgattttgagaatgcatgcaaaatccatttggctaaaaaaaaacaaggggcacgtgccccctcagtttgaatgggcatgacgcctctgtctggctcgtaatcataggggaacaaTTTTTAGTAGCCTATAGCACATATAGCACCTGTGTTGAACCATAAATGGTgctgtgtagaaccataagtgGAGCAACCACACCAtcatggttcttcataggtacTAATATGGTGTTCATAGATCaacattttttgtacatatCTTACAAACACATCCCTTAACATTTACACAGAAATCAGAGAGAAATGTTGATCCAGAAACATGTCAAAATCACAAATACCAGTGTTTTGGGAAGCAGCTGAGGTAGAAAATGTGGGAGCAGTTGTTATGTaagcaaacaacaaacaaacaaggaCATTCATTTCAAACTATTTCTATACCTtgtttgtttagcttttcaCTTGGTACCAACTCTGATCAAATAAGTTCACCCACTGAGTGGGCTTGGATGTCTAACATGACTCATTTttcttatattttattaaacatcAAAGAGAAAAAGAAGTACAGATGCAAGAACAGGAGATGTACTTTGTACAAACACAACTTAAAAAGGTAAGTTTTCATACTGCCCTAAAATGTcaaatttgtttacacttttaaaaagatttgtttcaacttaaaataaagtaaatgttCCTGCTGCCTtgaaattttaagttcatttaacATTATAACTAATAGGCTATTATTTGAgtcaacatttttatgttaagtttttttaaggcagcacaaacacttactttttttaagttgaaacaacacatcttttatttttataatgtaaagaaattattttttgctttatattGAAACAATGAAACACTTCTGTCATCTGAATCTGTCATCATAATCTAATCTAAATCCACATTTTGTTTAATAACAGTCGGCCGGTTCAGTCAGTCCTCTGTGTCACCCGTTCCTTTGCAGGTTCAATAGGGCATGAATGGGTGTGATTAAAGTCTGGCTACAATAGCACTGTGAAAACACATTAACAGAGGGCAACCGGCAcataaatataatttctcaACTGTCTTCATGGAAACAACTGCTTAATTCAAAAAGAATGTCAGGGAGGTGCAGTATGCTGTGTATACATGATATCAGAACAGGATTTCCTATGCTTAAATTCCCTGTGTTGTACAGTAGTAAATTAAAGGATCTGATAAAGAAtcaaaaatgcacaaatgtatTGAGAGAGTCCTGGATAAGATTACTTTAGTCACAGGGCATCTGTATCCATACTGTTTAGTTTGTGCGTGACCATCAATATACAGATGTGAAGATGACATTACATTAAGTGTACTGGGATGACACATTTAATACTTTTTCCTATTTTGAAGTCAAACGGTTGCCTTAGAAACAACCAGCTGCTCTACACATCCGTGTTCCATGCAAATATCTTGACACTAAGTTTTAGCTGGTATTTTGAGGTCCTGATGAAGGACAGGGATGTTTGCagtggatggatgaatgagGTAAACAGATTACCTCACACAGATACCGATGGAGGCTGAGGGTGGATTACTTGCTGTCTGTGGATTGTGAGAAGGTCATTCAGTGGCAGattattgtctcagactgtcaGTCACACGGGATTGGAGAACAAGAATGTATTTTGCATGACAAGGTAATTTTGATTGTGTAAAATTCAGAAATAATTATGAATCTGAAGAGGTACACTTATacattcacctaaaggattattaggaacaccatactaatactgtgtttgaccccctttcgcaaggtgctgaaagcattctttagaaatgttggcccatattgataggatagcatatcatcttgcagttgatggagatttgtgggatacacatccagggcacgaagctcccgttccaccacatcccaaagatgctccaTTGAATTAaaatctggtgactgtgggggccattttagtacaatgAACCCATTgacatgttcaagaaaccaatttgaaatgattttaagctttgtgacatgatgcattatcctgctggaagtaaccatcagtggtaacaaggcatgatggatccatgttctcattctgtttacgccaaattctgactctaccatctaaatgtctcaacagaaatcgagactcatcacaccaggcaacatttttccagttttcaaatgttcaattttggtgagctcgtgcaaattgtagcctctttttcctatttgtagtggagatgagtggtacccggtggggtcttctgctgttagCCCATCcccctcaaggttgtgcgtgttgtggctttacaaatgctttgctgcatacctcggttgtaacgagaagttatttcagtcaaagttgctcttctatcagcttgaatcagtcggcccattctcctctgacctcaaGCATccacaaggcattttcgcccacaggactgccgcatagtGGATGTTTTCCCtcttcacaccattctttgtaaaccctaagaatggttgtgcgtgaaaatcccagtaactgagcagattgtaaaaTACTCTCAGACCGacctgtctggcaccaacaaccatgccacgctcaaaattgcttaaatcacctttctttcccattctgacattcagtgtGGGGTTCAGGGGATTGTCTTGAcgaggaccacacccctaaatgcattgaagcaactgccatgtgattggttgattagataattgcattaatgagaaattgaacaggtgttcctaataatcctttaggtgagtgtatatatgcAAAATACTTAAGGTAATGGATGCCAAAACATAAAAATGGCACAAAttacaaaatttttatttttagttccAAAAAGAGCAATGCTGTTAGGTACAACAAACAGTTTAGTCCTCAACCTTTAAGTATGAAATTACTTTCTAGCATTGCTTCCACCAGAACATAAGATAACAGAAAAGCAGTAATCTGATTTTTACAATgacaataaaatatacatataattcTCATACTTTAATCCATAGTAGTGACTGAGGTACTCTCAAAATATGTTCACTTGCTATTTACCTCTTTTAATAGAGGAAAATTGTGGACCGATTGGCATTTTGTTTTGACATTCACATTTCTTGACATTCACCTTccacaaaataaaatcaatttATAAGCAACACTATAAAACTGTATAAACATGGCATTGTACTATTACTTATTAGATTATAATGAACATGAAACTCAACAAATAATTATCATATCAAACGATATAATCTTCTAGTATATGATTGGTCACAAAATAGAATTTCAAAATACACTGACAAAAGGcattcaaaaaacaaaacactccaATTTAATACAATTGATACACCACTTATGTAAGGAAGTTATTTTCACTTCTCTTTTTATGGCTGGCTTAAACATGCGAATGTCATagtaaacaaacagaaatacTCTAATGTACATCTTAAGACAATGTGGTAAGTCAGTGCAAAGTTCAGCTGGTTTGGCACCTTATTTATGAGAAATGTGAGCTGAATTATTAAACAGCCTGACGCAAGGGCACAAAACCCTTCCCTGACACTCAAGAGTTTTATGACAATGTACTATAATATATCTATAGTCTTCAACTGAGGTATTAATACGTTAAAAATGATTATTTCTAAATGGCAACATCAATGGTAATCCTGTTTAGCACACTATTTTAGGCGGGTGCCTAAAAATtggcaaataaatattttgcattATGTTATTTCAATATTAATAAGTTATAAGCCTTTACTAAATGATGCTGTCTGGTTTCCACTCCCACACCATTTTTGAAGACTAATTTGTAACACGTTCATGCTACAATTAACAGGATGTTCTTTCTTTAATAAGGTGTGATACGGAGACATGTCCATAAGCAACACACCAGATTTTAAGTCTGAAATATGCCAGCTTGCCAAGGGCAAACATCTTTGTCTTCATTTGGAATGCTTTACACTTTTTGCCTCCTTTGGTAGATATTCTGCAAAGCAGAAGATATGGAAAAAAACATTCCCATCATAGTGCTATGATTTTCGGAAGAACCCTCCGGGCTAAACAACCTCTTGCAATGATGACAGACTCAAAGGATTCTTAACTTTCATTCCTGAGCAGTTTCAACAGTGACGGGATTTAAGTTCACCCGATTCGGTTGCCGCATATTGTGAAGCGGTCGATCTCCAGCAGGTCTTTATTTGAAGTTCTGTGTTTAAGTTCAGTAGATTCTGGTTCCTGGCTGGTGCTCCCCTCTTCTTCAGGGGTAGGGGCTGGGGGCGGATCATTGGTCAATATAGTGACAACAGGGGGTGGAGCTGGGGGAAAAGGCCTTGTCCGTGGGGGCGGTTGCTTGGTGATGGAGGGCTCCTGAACTGTAGGTTCGCCTGAAAGAAAGAACGATGGCCAGTATATCAAGCTGGGCAGAAGCTTTACAGGACTATTATCTATTTATAATCTTATTTAAACCAATATGTTGTTGTTATTTGCTTGGGAAAAAAGATAGTGTTTAAGCAGTTCACTCTGTTTAACATCTTTTGAATAAATTTAGTTGCACAAAAaatactgacagatttttttcattaacAGGTGTACTGTattccttaaaggtgcagtgtgtaatttttagaaggatcttttgacagaaatgcaaaataatatacaaaactatattatcaggggtgtaaaaagaccttttaaaatgaaccgttatgcgtttattaccttagaatgagatgtttttatctacatacacagagggtctccttacgtggaagtcaccattttgggccgccatgtttctacagaaacccttaacggacaaactttttttacaaagttgtctcagacgatgacatgtttgtcaggtggtggctatcgtagcttctctatgtgtttcaaaagcaaggggtgtgcagtggactgagccgttggttgcaattcacaacctcaccactagatgccgctaaaatgtacacactgcacctttaaataatccAAGCTGTTACCTGAGGATGGAGGAGATTTGGCCTTGCTGGCTTTCTTGGGACTTTGTTTTTCGGCTTGAACAGTCGGCCTTTCAAATAACTTTCCCTCCATGTTGGCTTCCTTGACATAGCCACAGGACTTTCCCAGCAGAACTATACTGTTCAACACTTTCAGTGTTATTAATCTGCAGAATCAGacaaaatcaaatgacttcaCCCAGCAGTGTTTAATTACTTACATTAATTGCTATTTTAATACACAGTAGGAGAATTGTataatttattcaaataaactaGGTCTGTGAAGAGCTGACTGTATGCTGATGGAGATGTCCTAATTTCACATGATGTGATGGCAACAATTGTTGCGTAATGAATTTTACCCAAGATAAAAGAGAACCACACAGACAGATGAAAGAGCACCCTGGATCTTCATTGAGCTCATCACAACTCGAATCAGCTGAAGGAGGAAAAAAACGCATCATATGAAATCACATGCTATACGTAAACCTGCAATAAGTCACATATATAGAgtgtatgcacgtgacgtcaccttcggcgaaagtgactgcggttacacccactgagtggcaaaagacagagcgacagcatttgagtacagtgtaaaatcagcgaaaacacagggaaaacgcgtctaaatgggaaaaagctgttgtgtaGACTGTACTAatagatttaacaaaaatttcggagctatcgttttacagactgcgatagtccacagaccacaggtgggttgacaagttgctagggtcactatcaagcagaggttttactttacaaattttttcaagtatttgtattttatcggTGTttgtctttggaaaacatacattccaaagtatattatcataatttttactctattatatttcataaatacaagtttttgttttacatttaatatttaagcacATTAACATACTtcactcaagtaaaagtacacaattttaatgtaattaggtaataaatcacttttaatatgcaatataaaagaataGACAGTATgattctacactgcaaaaaatgattttcaagaaatacattttttattatttttgtcttgttttcggtaaaaagatctaaaaattcttaaatgaagatgctttttcttgatgagcaaaacgacccaaaaaataagtctactttttagaccaaaaatatcaaatttaagtgattttgtgcataaaacaagcaaaaaaaatctgccattggggtaagctaattttttcttgaatttagtgtttaagaaaaatgtttttgcttaccccattggcagattgttttgcttgttttatgcacaaaatcacttaaacttgatatttttggtcttaaaactagacttattttcttgggtcattttgctcatcaagaaaaagcatcttgatttaagaatttttagatatttttactgaaaacaagacaaaaatactaagattttttcttgaaaatctttttttgcagtgtatgctttagaatgtagtaaagcaattttttcccaagacaaacatcctaataatgcacagatgcttggaaaatgtaactaatgtgtATTGTCTGGCATTTTGCAGCACCCGCTATAAAAAaacagccattttgttgaacgtttgccactcaacagggcgtgcTCCGGTGTGGTCACAAGGAAAAGTgatgtcaatgcataccctctatttgTAGCAATAACCAACAACATATGTCTAAAGAGTCacattttttatacaaaaaaataataatttggctattaagtaaagatcatgtttcattaGGATATTGTGTAAATgtctaccgtaaatatataaaaatgtatcattagtaataggtagtgatgcaccgatgtatcggccgccgatatttatcggccgatttttgatgaatttgaaaccatcggcatatcggcaatagcacgagaaaggccgataccgattgtttattaattaactgcataaagaaatccattatatgtaaaaaaaatgagttaatgttgttaataaaataaatgctgaatagcaaaaaccacctttgaaggctgtcatgctgtcttattatatttgttttagcttaatttgtgcctctcttattatgttggtcagttgaatgttaattagatccaatccatgttcattaaaaataacttgatgcagaaataaactagctaatagaccaactgtatagtattgtatataagtgtttaatatcggtatcggacacaagttgtctgtttaaatcggtatcggcccaaaaaaatcctattggtgcatccctagtaataGGTGTTGGTAAGGACTTTATTTGAACAAATTTAAAAGGAGATTTTCTcgatatttagattttttgcccCCCTTAAATTCCAGATTTTAagatagttgtatctcagccaaatattgtcctgtcCTGACAAGAGATTATATATATTCAGCTTTTAgatgatgtactgaagaataaatcttaaaaaaattttttttgaccCTTATGACCGTTTAATGGTCCAGGACTGTTTTACAGGTCTTACCACTGTTTATACTACAAATGTGATGGTATCAGGGATAAATCGTGGCCTTTATCAATTAAATCTATATAGTTAGGTTTGCTAATAACTGACACAGCTTTAAAAAGTCTTCTCACCAGTACAGCCAGAGGTAGAGGAATGAAGCCCATCCTTCTTGCCACTGAATCACTGTAGTCTGTGTATGCCTGTGTATGTAACAGATATAAGTGCCCAGacctttttttgttgtttacagAGAGTAAGGTTAGTACATAGATGAGTAGCATTTCAATTATATATGTGTCAAAATAAGGATGTTATGTGTAGTATAAAAAACAAATGCTTGGTCTGGACAAGTTTACACGTACATTCTGTTGACGACTGCTGACAAGCTCAAAGGCCAAGCTGGCTTTATATTCACTGTAGACCTAAAGAAAAAAAAGGACATAGCTTATAACTACACAATTGTGTAAAGAAGCTTTGACAACCAGGTGAAACAGATCCATGGCTCTTACATCAGCTGTGATGTCATTGAATTTAGTGATAAAGGCGTGCTTGACGACATCAACAGCAACCTCAGAAGCGATCACCATCAAGACATCTGGGAGAAGCACCCAGAGGTGATCTGCAAACAATATCAAAACCACAAgcagaatattttattattttatctgTTAAACCAAGTAAATTCAACATTAAAAACGCATGAGAATCATCATTTTTTATCTTAAATCCAGATCCAAGTTCCAGGAAAACTGCTCCATGTTCCTCAGGCAAACGATAAGGAGTAATACATAATTGGTGAATCGTTCCTTGATATCTGCAAGACAGAAATGTAAATACAAAACATGAACTACACAATGGCATACTGCACCAGGCTTTTGGTTTAGATCAAAGGACAGTGATTCGTACGATCCATGCATGTTTTCCAGCAGGTTGTGTATGAATAGTAACTTGATGGATTATTATATCACAATGGCCTGGATGAATGACTACAAAGCTTATTGGCCGTATTGAGAGAATAGGTGCTGATTGCAATGCATCAGTTTGTCTTTCATAAAGAGCATGGGGTGCTGATGGAAAGAGACTCTTAAAATGCACCACAGTCTGTCAGCATCTTCCTGAACGTTATCAGAAAGCTCTTGAGAGGTTTGATTAGCATTTCAAAAAGATGCTAACAGTTCAGAGTCAGCACAGACATGATGTTCAAGACAGCTTCACCTGCTTGCTACAGTATCAAAGCATCTTTTATTAAGATGACATAAGCCTTACAATTTCAAGAACTAGAATTACTGCTGTAAATATAATCCCTGTATATAATCTACAGAGACAAGAGCGCGATATCTGATTGGACAGGAGTGCTGATATGATATGAAGCTCCGCTGCAACAACATTTGAAACAATACTACGGCAAAGTTATCGATTTCAGGTTTCACATCATAGTAGATTGCACTAATATACAGTCATAACTAAGAATATGGGCCTATGATtggtatcggcagataaaagGCATTTTTCCCCACTATCTTTGGATTGTATAAAAACAGCCGAAGATCAGGGCAGATTATACAATGGCATCAAAAGCACGGTTTGTACACTTTGTACTTCTAGGATTTCAGAGCATAATTTCACACAAGGAGTAAAAACCAAATTATCAGTAACTATCGGTAGATGTCATTGTAAGTAATCGAATATCTGGATTGGCACAGAAATGCTgtatcgttacatccctaacCATAACGCATTATTAGAAATATCAGTGCAGGGGTGTGAAGGGATATTGCCTTACCGCTGTTAGACATCTGGAAGAGGTTGTTCTTCTCAAACTTCTTGAACACGCTTCCCTTGATTTCCACAAACTGAAACAAAGACATATCTTTAAAAACGTTTAATTCAAAACAGCAATTcttgtttaaaggtgcaatgtgggactttaaACTGCATCTAGTCGTAAGCGCTCTCCTCCCTTTTACAATGCATAgtgaagctatggtagccgccacaggataAGCATTTCATTATCGGAGACAACGTAGTAACAAAACGCGATCTAtaaaacagtttgtccgtttagtgctactgtaaaaacatgacaGCGCGAAATGGCGACTTCAATGTAACTGGACCTGCGGTATGTACATTaaaactcattctaaggtacactgcaaaaaatgactcttacttatttgtcttgtttttagtacaaatatctaaaaaaatttaaaattaagatgcattttcttgatgagcaaaatgacctaagaaaataagtctagtttttagataaaaatatacaatttaagtgaatttgagcttaaagcaagcaaaaacatctgccaatggggtaagcaaaaaaatcttgaacatttttcttaaacactaaattcaagaaaaattcaagaatttttttgcttgttttatgcacaaaatcactcaaATTTGACAtttctggtctaaaaactagacttattttcttgggtcgttttgctcatcaagaaaacgcatcttaatttaagattttttttatatttctactgaaaacaagacaaaattactacgaatttttttcttgaaaataaaaatgactttcttacttagtatttttgtcttggtttcagtaaaatatataaaaattcttaaatcaagatttattttcttgatgacctaggaaaataagtctagtttttaaagaaaaaatataaaatttaagcgaatttgtgtttaaaacaagcaaaaaatctgccaatggaataagaaaaaaattcttgaaataagtgtttatgaaaaaagtaaagattttttgctttttttaaagcacTAATTGACTTAAATGTAtagtttttgtcttaaaactagacttattttcctaggtcattttgctcatcaagaaaatacatcttgatttaagaattgttagatatttttacttaaaacaagacaaaatactaagaaatacattttttgcagtgcaagtCTCAGATTGCACTGCAaacaatgattttcaagaaaaagttttcttagtatttttgtcttgatttcagtaaaaatatctaaaaattcttaaattaagatgcaagAAAacgcaaatttttcttgaaattttcttgaatttagtgtttaagaaaaatgttcaagattttttgcttaacccattggcagattttttttgcttgttttattcccaaaatcacttaaatttaatatttttggtttaaaaactagacttgttttcttgggtcattttgctcatcaagaaaaaagaTCTTAATTCAAGAACTTttcgatatttttactgaaaaacaggacaaaaatacaaagattttttttcttgaaattcattttttcagtgtatacagTGCTTCTATAAGTATTGGCACTcctataaaatgtaacattttgtacttttgtctcatgtttaCCTTTTAATGTTATACATTTCTTGACTGCACAGCAAACAGAGCAATTTTGCCTGTATTGTCCAAATACTTATAAAGGGGAAATGTTAGCTTAGCGTAGCGTAGCGtaagttctaccaggaaacttgaatgttacgtcattcatttcacaaggcGCAATCAATCACTCCTGATTCTGATTGTATATAAGCCTCGTACTCACTTGTCTTTGCGTTCGCAGATACTGATGCCAGCATTTACACGCTCGATGTTCAGTGCATATGTACACTAAAGCGTTGTTACCTGTAAACACGCCGATTCAAATGATGAGTGATTTTATCGGGCATTCGAACTGTTTTCCTGGGATTTTCTCATCTCATCTCGTTTCGTTTCACCTGCACCATCGCGAGGACCTCTCACAGAAGGTTAAAGACTTAAGAGGGAAGTCTTCAAGCTTCCTTAAAAGTGTGTAACCCTGCAGTACACAGGGAAGGATACCACAGGCCGTTTCTTTTATGAACAGTGCAAGAACATTTGGATGATCTGTAAAGTGTAACCATAATATTAATTGACTGTCGCACACTCTGAACGCCCGCAGCAGATGTCACTAATCATCATTGATTGGCGAAGCGCTGCACGTCCTGCACGCTGGCAGTCGCCGTGGCGGCTTTGGAAGAATGCTTGATATCTACCTCATCACAGGATCTTTGTCTTTCATCTACAATACCAAATGCTCCGCTTATTATTGGTTTTAAACCGTACGCGAATGTTTTGTGAAGCAAAGACATGGAATCGACTTGGATGAAGAGACTATTGCTCGCGAAAATTTCACACATTAAATACGGTGTGTATGCAATGCATGACATGCTGCAAACAGGCAAATGACGCGGTCTAATGTTCGCGTGTTTCATTGGAATAAGGAATGCGCAAAGTATACGAGCTTCATCTGAACTGTCCCTTTCAGTGTTTCCCtaaaacatcaataatataaggtACTATTTATTCATGTAACAGGTCTTGCAACGTCCTATACCTGCTACGGTACTACAATGCAAGTTGCTTAATGCCTAACAGTATTCATGCAAA from Misgurnus anguillicaudatus chromosome 16, ASM2758022v2, whole genome shotgun sequence carries:
- the tapt1a gene encoding transmembrane anterior posterior transformation protein 1 homolog isoform X1 translates to MAESLCVGVSDDKDPENDDYRELKSSRTGASRSERANIAPPAVKMTETLGFYGKPVVKDDQRELSDAEEPDEPSMLRFMCAELTRGYFLEHNEAKYTERRERVYTCMRIPRELERLMIFGFFLCLDAFLYVLTLLPLRTLLAVLRFLTIPCCGLGGSRFLQPAQVCDLLKGLIMILCYFMMHYVDYAMMYHLIRGQSVIKLYIIYNMLEVADRLFSSFGQDILDALYWTATEPKSRKRAHIGVIPHFFMAVFYVFFHAILIMVQASTLNVAFNSHNKSLLTIMMSNNFVEIKGSVFKKFEKNNLFQMSNSDIKERFTNYVLLLIVCLRNMEQFSWNLDHLWVLLPDVLMVIASEVAVDVVKHAFITKFNDITADVYSEYKASLAFELVSSRQQNAYTDYSDSVARRMGFIPLPLAVLLIRVVMSSMKIQGALSSVCVVLFYLGLITLKVLNSIVLLGKSCGYVKEANMEGKLFERPTVQAEKQSPKKASKAKSPPSSGEPTVQEPSITKQPPPRTRPFPPAPPPVVTILTNDPPPAPTPEEEGSTSQEPESTELKHRTSNKDLLEIDRFTICGNRIG